The following proteins are co-located in the Deinococcus metallilatus genome:
- a CDS encoding cytochrome P450 produces MPLPEFTLPLGDPAFVRDPYPLLARLREETPAFRDPALNRVFLTRHADIAAALRDRRFGRSVLHRYSREELGWPPPDPRQAHFDAFNNNHLLESEPPKHTRLRSLVGLAFTPRRVEALSGRIEAILAAQLTGLGAAGGFDLVADYAEPLPVTVIAELLGVPETERHLLRPWSAAIVRLYEPTYTPQEQAGAERAVLEFSALLRDLARARRAEPRDDLITALVQVEAEGDRLTEQELIDTCILLLNAGHEASVNGLAAGVLALLRERQHWEALVRAAPGEDSLPLFRTALEELLRFDTPLPLFERYVLEDLTLHGAALRPGEKIGLLYASGNRDPRRFEQPDRLDLTRDPNPHLTFGLGTHYCLGAPLARLELSLSLRALARALPDLRLRDPDAEPEYVGGFVIRGLNRLDVLPR; encoded by the coding sequence ATGCCCCTGCCCGAGTTCACCTTGCCCCTGGGCGACCCGGCGTTCGTCCGTGATCCCTATCCGCTGCTGGCCCGGCTGCGGGAGGAGACGCCCGCCTTTCGCGATCCGGCGCTGAACCGGGTCTTTCTGACGCGGCACGCGGACATCGCCGCCGCACTGCGCGACCGCCGCTTCGGGCGCAGCGTGCTGCACCGCTACTCGCGCGAGGAGCTGGGCTGGCCGCCGCCCGATCCCCGGCAGGCGCACTTCGACGCCTTCAACAACAACCACCTGCTGGAGAGCGAGCCGCCCAAGCACACGCGGCTGCGGTCCCTGGTGGGCCTGGCCTTCACGCCCCGGCGGGTGGAGGCGCTCTCGGGCCGCATCGAGGCGATCCTGGCGGCACAACTCACCGGGCTGGGCGCGGCGGGCGGTTTCGATCTGGTCGCGGACTACGCCGAACCGCTGCCGGTCACGGTGATCGCGGAACTGCTGGGCGTGCCCGAAACGGAGCGGCACCTGCTGCGCCCCTGGTCGGCGGCCATCGTGCGCCTGTACGAGCCGACGTACACGCCGCAGGAGCAGGCGGGGGCCGAGCGGGCGGTGCTGGAGTTCAGCGCCCTGCTGCGCGACCTCGCGCGGGCGCGGCGGGCTGAGCCGCGCGACGACCTGATCACCGCGCTGGTGCAGGTCGAGGCGGAGGGCGACCGCCTGACCGAGCAGGAATTGATCGACACCTGCATCCTGCTGCTGAACGCCGGGCACGAGGCGTCGGTGAACGGCCTCGCGGCGGGCGTGCTGGCCCTGCTGCGCGAGCGGCAGCACTGGGAGGCGCTGGTGCGGGCCGCGCCCGGGGAGGACAGCCTGCCCCTCTTCCGCACCGCGCTGGAGGAACTGCTGCGCTTCGACACGCCGCTGCCCCTCTTCGAGCGGTACGTGCTGGAGGACCTGACCCTGCACGGCGCGGCCCTGCGCCCCGGCGAGAAGATCGGCCTGCTGTACGCCAGCGGCAACCGCGACCCCCGCCGCTTCGAGCAGCCCGACCGCCTCGACCTGACCCGTGACCCGAACCCGCACCTGACCTTCGGCCTGGGCACGCACTACTGCCTGGGTGCCCCGCTGGCCCGCCTGGAACTCTCGCTGAGCCTGCGGGCGCTGGCGCGGGCCTTGCCGGACCTGCGGCTGCGTGACCCGGACGCCGAACCGGAATACGTGGGCGGCTTCGTGATTCGCGGGCTGAACCGGCTGGACGTGCTGCCGCGGTGA
- a CDS encoding helix-turn-helix domain-containing protein → MTLTEQFQTLPKLLKVREVADFTGTHERTVRRWIRDGRLGAVEHPNGLRVPRRSLWRFLGLDFSLSA, encoded by the coding sequence TTGACGCTCACCGAACAGTTCCAGACGCTCCCGAAGCTCCTGAAGGTCCGCGAGGTCGCCGACTTCACCGGCACCCACGAACGCACGGTCCGCCGCTGGATTCGTGACGGCCGCCTCGGCGCGGTCGAACACCCCAACGGACTGCGGGTCCCCCGGCGTTCGCTGTGGCGCTTCCTGGGCCTGGACTTCAGCCTGAGCGCCTGA
- a CDS encoding BamA/OMP85 family outer membrane protein: MRHPHTLALTLFLAAPAALAQQAGTVQDVVINGTSDLLSNYVKATLNVQPGAALSSVNLRQVEQDVLATGYFRTATAELRTIGGRDTLVITVTPNPTIASVDATGLTFLPAEGFKKSIADLLNVAPGATLNTQRLDQAKEALAQNYRSEGFPFTPSISATTKTNKDGTVAVSFVVDETAPISRVEVEGVSLLPAQTVTNIFKPLYDARKFTVPAYYNAVQQLQQAYDAAGYLQSGVNLQASTLENGVLKVRVVEGKAASVNLDGIEAPGVTLQTKPGQPLSLERLRADVRTLANKTGKPVGFALQPDPQNPGQVAVYFGAADVASGPVKQIVFKGNTQVPTATLAAAIKTKVGDVYSPQLAQEDFLALRDAYRKAGYELSTRDAITFNEGTLTFNIREVKLAGYELQWQGKHNTKDRVVLRELPAAGHLFNLTELREGLARVSRLGFVQVVGENVRSDPQNPESVTYVLTLAESNQGIPVSLGLQYDSMTGFAGDVAYSNPNAFGLGHNFSVQAGAQQNDAGQNLFGNVSYTIPWLDLNFLDFRTNRTSLGATLGSQVAGNLALMDKSSGTAVDTGRQYTVRTSGFSVRAGRDITKYLSASLGTGFSYRTYFLEPLKGDETSNYTDEQATNLLTPTTRTTSVSASLNYDSTDNPEFPSRGVRANTDASYNFGASGSTPVSWTDVQAGASTYLGLGRTLDKGLGIQTRQQVFAVRANAGTIGGNPPTGTGYNVGGGSSPAAAYQLRGLDNNQLFGTNYFTASAEYRYDFNLTNSFTQGLYGVAFVDAGDAWNNGETFKLNYGVGAGVQLNLGFGGARLPSLRFDYGYSPQNGSGKFYFRIGNFF; this comes from the coding sequence ATGCGACACCCCCACACCCTTGCCCTCACCCTCTTCCTCGCGGCTCCCGCCGCCCTCGCTCAGCAGGCCGGGACCGTGCAGGACGTGGTGATCAACGGCACCAGTGATCTGCTTTCAAACTATGTCAAGGCCACGCTGAACGTGCAGCCCGGCGCGGCGCTCTCCAGCGTGAATCTGCGCCAGGTCGAGCAGGACGTGCTGGCGACCGGCTACTTCAGGACCGCCACGGCTGAACTGCGGACCATCGGGGGCCGGGACACGCTGGTGATCACGGTCACGCCGAACCCCACCATCGCGTCGGTGGACGCCACCGGCCTGACCTTCCTGCCCGCCGAGGGCTTCAAGAAGAGCATCGCGGACCTGCTGAACGTCGCGCCCGGCGCCACGCTGAACACCCAGCGGCTCGACCAGGCCAAGGAGGCCCTGGCCCAGAACTACCGCTCGGAAGGCTTTCCCTTCACGCCCAGCATCAGCGCCACCACCAAGACGAACAAGGACGGCACCGTCGCCGTCAGCTTCGTGGTGGACGAGACGGCGCCTATCAGCCGGGTGGAGGTCGAGGGCGTGTCCCTGCTGCCCGCGCAGACCGTCACCAATATCTTCAAGCCGCTGTACGACGCCCGCAAGTTCACGGTGCCCGCCTACTACAACGCCGTGCAGCAGCTCCAGCAGGCCTACGACGCGGCCGGGTACCTCCAGAGCGGCGTGAACCTCCAGGCCAGCACGCTGGAAAACGGGGTGCTGAAGGTGCGCGTGGTCGAGGGCAAGGCGGCCAGCGTGAACCTCGACGGGATCGAGGCCCCCGGCGTGACCCTCCAGACCAAGCCGGGGCAGCCGCTCTCGCTGGAGCGCCTGCGCGCCGACGTGCGGACCCTCGCCAACAAGACGGGGAAGCCGGTGGGTTTCGCGCTCCAGCCCGACCCGCAGAACCCCGGACAGGTCGCGGTGTACTTCGGCGCGGCGGACGTGGCGAGCGGCCCGGTCAAGCAGATCGTCTTCAAGGGCAACACCCAGGTGCCCACCGCCACCCTCGCCGCCGCCATCAAGACCAAAGTCGGGGACGTGTACTCGCCGCAGCTCGCGCAGGAGGACTTCCTGGCCCTGCGCGACGCCTACCGCAAGGCCGGGTACGAACTCAGCACCCGCGACGCCATCACCTTCAACGAAGGCACCCTCACCTTCAACATCCGTGAGGTGAAACTCGCGGGCTACGAACTCCAGTGGCAGGGCAAGCACAACACCAAGGACCGGGTGGTGCTGCGCGAACTGCCCGCCGCCGGGCACCTCTTCAACCTCACCGAACTGCGGGAGGGGCTGGCGCGCGTGAGTCGCCTGGGCTTCGTGCAGGTGGTGGGCGAGAACGTCCGCAGCGACCCGCAGAACCCCGAGAGCGTCACCTACGTGCTGACCCTGGCCGAGAGCAACCAGGGCATCCCGGTCAGCCTGGGCCTCCAGTACGACAGCATGACGGGCTTTGCCGGGGACGTGGCCTACAGCAATCCCAACGCCTTTGGCCTGGGCCACAACTTCAGCGTGCAGGCGGGCGCCCAGCAGAACGACGCGGGGCAGAACCTGTTCGGGAACGTGTCCTACACCATTCCCTGGCTGGACCTGAACTTCCTCGACTTCCGCACCAACCGCACCAGCCTGGGCGCCACGCTGGGCAGCCAGGTGGCGGGCAACCTGGCCCTGATGGACAAGAGCAGCGGGACCGCCGTGGACACCGGCCGCCAGTACACTGTCCGCACCAGCGGCTTCAGCGTCCGCGCCGGGCGCGACATCACCAAGTACCTGTCCGCCTCGCTGGGCACCGGGTTCAGCTACCGCACGTACTTCCTCGAACCGCTCAAGGGCGACGAGACGAGCAACTACACCGACGAGCAGGCGACCAACCTGCTCACACCCACCACCCGCACCACCAGCGTCAGCGCCAGCCTGAACTACGACAGCACCGACAACCCCGAATTCCCCAGCCGGGGCGTGCGCGCCAACACCGACGCTTCCTACAACTTCGGCGCTTCGGGCAGCACCCCGGTGAGCTGGACCGACGTGCAGGCCGGGGCGAGCACCTACCTGGGCCTGGGCCGCACGCTGGACAAGGGCCTCGGCATCCAGACGCGCCAGCAGGTCTTCGCGGTGCGCGCCAACGCCGGGACCATCGGCGGCAATCCCCCCACCGGCACCGGCTACAACGTGGGCGGCGGCAGTTCCCCGGCGGCGGCCTACCAACTGCGCGGCCTGGACAACAACCAGCTCTTCGGCACCAACTACTTCACCGCCAGCGCCGAGTACCGCTACGACTTCAACCTCACCAACTCCTTCACCCAGGGCCTCTACGGCGTGGCCTTTGTCGACGCGGGCGACGCCTGGAACAATGGTGAAACCTTCAAGCTGAACTACGGCGTCGGCGCGGGCGTGCAGCTCAACCTGGGCTTCGGCGGCGCACGCCTCCCCAGCCTGCGTTTCGACTACGGCTACAGCCCCCAGAACGGCAGCGGCAAGTTCTACTTCCGCATCGGGAACTTCTTCTAA
- a CDS encoding YggS family pyridoxal phosphate enzyme, with translation MSLPEVLAGIRAAEQRAGRPAGSVRLVAVTKGQDLEAIRTQVLPYADLQPGGFPLGEGRAQELRDKAAQLPDVEWHFIGPLQLNKVKYMRPVTLIHALEDVRQAQALADAAAKWGHAPDVLLQLHNGEAQKHGIHPQDLRSVYAGVVQTGLNVRGLMVMAPEGDADAARPVFADAARRAHDLGLPDLSMGMSGDYAVAIEQGATLVRVGRSLFL, from the coding sequence GTGAGTCTGCCGGAGGTCCTGGCGGGCATCCGCGCCGCCGAACAGCGGGCGGGCCGTCCGGCGGGCAGCGTGCGCCTGGTGGCCGTCACCAAGGGGCAGGACCTGGAAGCGATCCGCACGCAGGTCCTGCCTTACGCCGACCTCCAGCCGGGCGGCTTTCCGCTGGGCGAGGGCCGCGCGCAGGAACTCCGCGACAAGGCGGCGCAGCTCCCGGACGTGGAGTGGCACTTCATCGGCCCGCTGCAACTGAACAAGGTCAAGTACATGCGGCCGGTCACGCTGATCCACGCGCTGGAGGACGTGCGGCAGGCGCAGGCCCTCGCGGACGCCGCCGCGAAGTGGGGGCACGCGCCGGACGTGCTGCTGCAACTGCACAACGGCGAGGCGCAGAAGCACGGCATTCACCCGCAGGACCTCCGCAGCGTCTACGCTGGGGTGGTGCAGACCGGCCTGAACGTGCGGGGGCTGATGGTGATGGCCCCCGAGGGGGACGCGGACGCCGCCCGGCCCGTGTTCGCGGACGCGGCGCGGCGGGCCCACGACCTCGGCCTCCCGGACCTCAGCATGGGCATGAGCGGCGACTACGCGGTCGCCATCGAGCAGGGCGCGACCCTGGTGCGCGTCGGAAGGAGCCTTTTTCTATGA
- a CDS encoding potassium channel family protein, producing the protein MLLRSLLWLPGAVLILVVLLDLLASSMQTGEGRLTRLIHRPLYAAVQALARLTERRSLLAWSGSVLMVGTLTAWVLLSWLGWSLVFWTRPGALVGASTGTPADFWDVLYFVGYTMPTLGLGDLKPVYIGWRLLTDLTALDGFVLITFAISFIVPVAQAQAGRRILALRIHRLGGTAQGLVTTAWYDHPHGLQGLVDDLAVSLNALDAQLKNTPGLYRFHDRRHEESLEISLPALDEALSLIEHALDAPPPRGLRAVRASISSLLDTYRYVHPGTPASPPPLPDLTPLRAAGLPLRGGAEVERAFAALTDRRRVLLDMTRRGGFHWSQVEQVEDCVYPDPGRGITRTAGPRRA; encoded by the coding sequence ATGTTGTTGCGCTCCCTGCTGTGGCTGCCCGGAGCGGTCCTGATTCTGGTGGTGCTGCTCGATCTGCTGGCCAGCAGCATGCAGACCGGCGAGGGCCGCCTCACGCGCCTGATTCACCGTCCGCTGTACGCGGCTGTCCAGGCGCTGGCGCGCCTGACGGAGCGCCGCAGCCTGCTGGCGTGGTCGGGGTCCGTCCTGATGGTCGGGACCCTGACGGCCTGGGTCCTCCTGTCCTGGCTGGGCTGGTCGCTGGTGTTCTGGACCCGGCCGGGGGCACTGGTCGGGGCCTCGACGGGCACGCCCGCCGATTTCTGGGACGTGCTGTATTTCGTGGGCTACACCATGCCGACCCTGGGCCTGGGCGACCTGAAGCCGGTCTACATCGGCTGGCGCCTGCTGACCGACCTGACCGCGCTCGACGGGTTCGTCCTGATCACGTTCGCCATCTCGTTCATCGTGCCGGTCGCCCAGGCCCAGGCGGGGCGGCGGATTCTGGCGCTGCGGATTCACCGCCTGGGCGGGACGGCCCAGGGCCTCGTCACCACCGCCTGGTATGACCACCCCCACGGGCTGCAAGGGCTGGTGGACGACCTGGCGGTCAGCCTCAACGCCCTGGACGCCCAGCTCAAGAACACCCCCGGTCTGTACCGCTTTCACGACCGCCGCCACGAAGAATCGCTGGAGATTTCTCTGCCCGCCCTCGACGAGGCCCTGAGCCTCATCGAACACGCGCTGGACGCGCCGCCCCCCAGGGGCCTGCGGGCCGTGCGCGCCTCCATCTCCAGCCTGCTGGACACGTACCGCTACGTCCATCCCGGAACCCCCGCGTCCCCCCCGCCCCTCCCCGACCTCACGCCCCTGCGGGCGGCGGGTCTGCCGCTGCGCGGGGGCGCCGAGGTCGAACGGGCCTTTGCCGCTCTGACCGACCGCCGCCGGGTCCTGCTGGACATGACCCGGCGGGGAGGCTTTCACTGGTCGCAGGTGGAGCAGGTGGAGGACTGTGTTTACCCTGACCCGGGCCGTGGGATCACGCGAACGGCTGGCCCTCGCCGCGCGTGA
- a CDS encoding DUF554 domain-containing protein, producing the protein MSLLAQLSGTLINVSTVLVGTVLGLTLSGRLPERTQRTLLQTLSLVTLFIALDMAGNLNRVTGGSIPGVILALVALALGAVIGEALGIEEGLARLGESLRRRFRGGGRFTEGFVAASLLFCIGPMTVVGGLQNGLTGDSSTYVLKSTLDGIAALALAGAYGIGVGFSALTVLLLQGGISLAAGAFAAGLLGGADPGILKTNPYVLLITGVGGLMIAGISWNLMLAGLGWEDRRVRVGSLLPALLLGPVALWVAGRL; encoded by the coding sequence ATGAGCCTCCTCGCCCAACTGTCCGGCACCCTGATCAACGTTTCCACCGTCCTTGTCGGCACCGTGCTGGGCCTCACGCTGAGTGGAAGGCTGCCCGAGCGCACGCAGCGGACCCTGCTGCAAACGCTCTCGCTGGTCACGCTCTTCATCGCGCTGGACATGGCGGGTAACCTCAACCGCGTCACGGGCGGCAGCATTCCCGGCGTGATCCTGGCGCTGGTGGCCCTGGCACTGGGAGCCGTCATCGGGGAGGCGCTGGGCATCGAGGAGGGCCTCGCGCGCCTGGGCGAAAGCCTGAGGCGGCGGTTCCGGGGCGGGGGCCGCTTCACGGAGGGCTTTGTCGCGGCCAGCCTGCTGTTCTGCATCGGCCCGATGACGGTGGTGGGCGGGCTGCAAAACGGGCTGACCGGCGACTCGTCCACCTACGTCCTGAAAAGCACGCTGGACGGCATCGCGGCGCTGGCGCTGGCGGGTGCGTACGGTATCGGCGTGGGCTTCAGTGCCCTCACGGTGCTGCTGCTGCAAGGGGGCATCAGCCTGGCGGCGGGCGCGTTCGCGGCGGGCCTGCTGGGCGGGGCGGACCCCGGCATCCTGAAAACCAACCCCTACGTCCTCCTGATCACCGGCGTCGGCGGCCTGATGATCGCGGGCATCTCGTGGAACCTGATGCTGGCGGGCCTGGGGTGGGAAGACCGCCGGGTGCGGGTCGGCAGTTTGCTGCCCGCGCTGCTGCTGGGGCCGGTGGCGTTGTGGGTGGCGGGGAGGCTGTAA
- a CDS encoding leishmanolysin-related zinc metalloendopeptidase produces MSRFTLTAATLALTALLASCGTNGTTTANTALPEDQTAQAPALNVASLPVDPYVQSSPLKEQATEAYNITLNFAPGSDPSVVNAMQAAASRWQKVVTQGLPSVTANIPANSCGSNAAYSGTIDDIMVFTGNKSIDGPGGILAQSGPCSVRSASGLTTYSTLVFDTADLSQFSSQLADIAVHELGHSLGIGSLWRQFGLVSGVGTTNPVYKGTNGVREYRAFGGTLSTVPVENQGGSGTAGAHWRETTFKTELMTGYLNSGVVNPLSRMSVGSLQDMGYVVNYAAADSYSLLSGQSAAAGLDLGAHEQVLTPKYRSE; encoded by the coding sequence ATGTCCCGATTCACCCTGACCGCCGCCACCCTCGCGCTGACCGCCCTGCTCGCGTCCTGCGGCACGAACGGCACCACGACGGCCAACACCGCGCTGCCCGAGGACCAGACGGCGCAGGCCCCCGCGCTGAACGTCGCCTCGCTGCCGGTGGACCCCTACGTGCAGTCCAGCCCGCTGAAGGAGCAGGCGACGGAGGCCTACAACATCACGCTGAACTTCGCGCCGGGCAGTGACCCCAGCGTGGTCAACGCGATGCAGGCCGCCGCCAGCCGCTGGCAGAAGGTCGTCACGCAGGGCCTGCCGAGCGTGACGGCGAACATCCCCGCCAACAGTTGCGGCAGCAACGCGGCCTACAGCGGCACCATCGACGACATCATGGTGTTCACCGGCAACAAGAGCATCGACGGCCCCGGGGGCATCCTCGCCCAGAGCGGGCCGTGCAGCGTGCGCTCCGCGAGCGGCCTGACCACCTATTCCACGCTGGTGTTCGACACGGCGGACCTGTCGCAGTTCAGCAGCCAACTGGCCGATATCGCCGTGCACGAGCTGGGGCACTCGCTGGGCATCGGGTCGCTGTGGCGGCAGTTCGGCCTGGTGAGCGGCGTGGGCACCACCAACCCCGTGTACAAGGGCACCAACGGCGTCCGCGAGTACCGCGCGTTCGGCGGCACCCTGTCCACCGTGCCCGTCGAGAACCAGGGCGGGTCGGGCACGGCGGGCGCCCACTGGCGCGAGACGACCTTCAAGACGGAACTGATGACCGGCTACCTGAACAGCGGCGTCGTGAATCCGCTGTCGCGCATGAGCGTCGGTTCCTTGCAGGACATGGGCTACGTGGTGAACTACGCCGCCGCCGACAGCTACAGCCTGCTCTCCGGCCAGAGCGCCGCCGCCGGGCTGGACCTCGGGGCGCACGAGCAGGTCTTGACGCCCAAGTACCGCAGCGAGTAA
- a CDS encoding phosphotransferase: MKPEEVARVWDVGAVQAVRPLGGGSINGAWRVLTAAGAFHLRVYRSPDRARAGREHGAIAAAVAAGVPTPEPLPTRSGGALGQIGGELAALFPLAPGAPVPRRALTPAYAAALGTFLAELHDRLPPAVPFEVPQLRASSIERTVERLERVEAALLALPAPDEVDSWALARTRQRLAHLRASPLPDHQPAFPHRFLHGDYHDGNVFFVGTRPAALIDWEQTRLAPRAWEIVRCLDLSLKLDPALSTAFLKGYRERLPLSADELADGGAFYAFLQERNVWTYESVYIEGNPGPRRFIGPPPYVPFQVRWAALT; this comes from the coding sequence GTGAAGCCGGAAGAGGTCGCGCGGGTCTGGGACGTGGGGGCGGTCCAGGCAGTCAGGCCGCTGGGCGGCGGCAGCATCAACGGCGCCTGGCGCGTTCTGACCGCCGCCGGGGCCTTTCATCTGCGCGTGTACCGCAGCCCCGACCGGGCGAGGGCCGGGCGGGAACATGGGGCGATTGCTGCCGCGGTGGCGGCCGGTGTCCCCACGCCGGAACCCCTGCCCACCCGCAGTGGCGGGGCTCTCGGCCAGATCGGGGGGGAACTGGCCGCCCTGTTTCCGCTCGCGCCGGGGGCACCCGTACCGCGCCGCGCCCTTACGCCCGCCTATGCGGCGGCGCTGGGCACCTTCCTGGCGGAGCTGCATGACCGGCTGCCGCCCGCTGTGCCCTTCGAGGTGCCGCAGCTCCGCGCGTCCAGCATCGAACGCACGGTGGAGCGGCTGGAGCGCGTGGAGGCCGCCCTCCTGGCCCTCCCTGCCCCAGACGAGGTGGACAGCTGGGCACTCGCGCGGACCCGGCAACGGCTGGCGCACCTGCGGGCCTCTCCCCTGCCCGATCACCAGCCCGCCTTTCCCCACCGCTTCCTGCACGGCGATTACCACGACGGGAACGTGTTCTTCGTGGGCACGCGCCCTGCGGCCCTGATCGACTGGGAACAGACCCGCCTGGCCCCCCGTGCCTGGGAGATCGTCCGCTGCCTGGACCTCAGCCTGAAGCTCGACCCGGCGCTGTCCACCGCGTTTCTGAAGGGCTACCGCGAGCGTCTGCCGTTGTCAGCGGACGAACTGGCGGACGGCGGGGCCTTCTACGCCTTCCTTCAGGAACGGAATGTCTGGACCTACGAGAGCGTGTACATCGAGGGCAACCCCGGCCCACGCCGGTTCATCGGCCCGCCGCCCTATGTCCCTTTCCAGGTGAGGTGGGCGGCTCTGACCTAA
- a CDS encoding DivIVA domain-containing protein yields MSQSPTNQPLTPLDIGHHTFPGRPGGYDRASVRTFLGQVADQLEALLHERQDLRARVAELERELDERRACEDEIRRAVVAAERIGHDLRENATRQCELMLAEAQTRREGLEQEAQVRLTELEAAHQARMHELEAAFRGRFADLERDHHQLTLERDRAHAQRTVYLERAYAERHADLSARLSAVRTEYSQFVSQYRALVQSFSELSARHLPAGEDLPLPAAIPAGTAVLAAPVTEGEQGGPAPAEPALTRGEGQPFA; encoded by the coding sequence ATGAGCCAGTCCCCAACGAACCAGCCCCTGACCCCCCTCGACATCGGCCACCACACCTTTCCGGGCCGCCCCGGCGGTTATGACCGCGCCAGCGTCCGCACCTTTCTGGGGCAGGTGGCCGACCAGCTCGAAGCCCTGCTGCACGAGCGGCAGGACCTGCGCGCGCGCGTGGCCGAACTGGAACGCGAACTCGACGAGCGCCGCGCCTGCGAGGACGAGATCCGGCGCGCGGTGGTCGCCGCCGAACGCATCGGCCACGACCTGCGCGAGAACGCCACCCGCCAGTGCGAGCTGATGCTGGCCGAGGCGCAGACCCGGCGCGAGGGGCTGGAACAGGAAGCGCAGGTCCGCCTCACCGAACTCGAAGCCGCGCACCAGGCCCGCATGCACGAACTGGAGGCCGCCTTCCGGGGCCGCTTTGCCGACCTGGAACGCGACCACCACCAGCTCACCCTGGAACGCGACCGCGCCCACGCCCAGCGCACCGTGTACCTGGAACGCGCCTACGCCGAGCGGCACGCCGACCTGAGCGCCCGCCTCAGCGCGGTCCGCACCGAATACAGCCAGTTCGTCAGCCAGTACCGCGCGCTGGTGCAGTCCTTTTCCGAACTCAGCGCCCGGCACCTGCCCGCCGGGGAAGACCTGCCGCTGCCCGCGGCCATCCCGGCCGGGACGGCCGTCCTCGCCGCCCCGGTCACGGAAGGCGAGCAAGGCGGCCCCGCCCCGGCCGAGCCTGCCCTCACGCGCGGCGAGGGCCAGCCGTTCGCGTGA
- a CDS encoding alpha/beta hydrolase: protein MRTLLALTAALTLTPALAASREVTLEVPGAHLAATLQTPDGPQHVRPPVVLIIAGSGPTDRNGDNPLSGPAGTYRKLAANLAARGIASLRYDKRGIGASTLADPREEALSFDDFVSDARAWLAWLGQQPDLGPVGVIGHSEGGLIALAALQGDSPARALVLLAAPGEDIGTTIRRQLAQNPANPPELVREGNAILDALGRGETVANVSPVLAPLFRPSVQPYLRSSLKYDPAKLIATVNVPTQIVQGDRDLQVRLEDARLLAAAQPAARTFLAPGVNHVLVPAPLDPAGNLATYANAGLPIERGLLTAVVEFLKANLH from the coding sequence ATGCGAACCCTGCTTGCTCTGACTGCCGCCCTTACCCTCACGCCCGCGCTGGCCGCCAGCCGGGAAGTGACGCTGGAGGTGCCGGGTGCGCACCTCGCGGCGACCCTCCAGACGCCGGACGGCCCGCAGCACGTCCGCCCGCCCGTCGTGCTGATCATCGCGGGCAGCGGCCCCACCGACCGCAACGGGGACAACCCCCTCAGCGGGCCAGCGGGCACCTACCGCAAGCTCGCGGCGAACCTGGCGGCGCGGGGGATCGCCTCCCTGCGCTACGACAAGCGCGGTATCGGCGCGAGCACCCTGGCCGACCCGCGCGAGGAAGCGTTGAGCTTCGACGACTTCGTGAGCGATGCCCGCGCGTGGCTGGCCTGGCTCGGGCAGCAACCGGACCTCGGCCCCGTCGGGGTGATCGGGCACAGCGAGGGCGGGTTGATCGCCCTGGCGGCGCTCCAGGGCGACAGCCCGGCCCGCGCCCTGGTCCTGCTGGCGGCCCCCGGTGAGGACATCGGCACGACCATCCGCCGCCAGCTCGCGCAGAATCCGGCCAATCCGCCCGAGCTGGTGCGGGAGGGGAACGCGATTCTGGACGCGCTGGGCCGGGGCGAGACGGTGGCGAACGTTTCGCCCGTCCTCGCGCCCCTGTTCCGGCCCAGCGTGCAGCCGTACCTCCGCAGCAGCCTGAAGTACGACCCGGCAAAGCTGATCGCCACCGTGAATGTCCCCACCCAGATCGTGCAGGGGGACCGCGACCTGCAAGTCCGGCTGGAGGACGCCCGCCTGCTCGCCGCCGCGCAACCGGCCGCCCGCACGTTCCTCGCGCCCGGCGTGAACCACGTTCTCGTTCCCGCGCCGCTCGACCCCGCCGGAAACCTCGCCACCTACGCGAACGCTGGGCTACCCATTGAGCGCGGTCTACTCACGGCAGTCGTGGAGTTCCTGAAAGCCAACCTGCATTGA